One window of Cydia strobilella chromosome 10, ilCydStro3.1, whole genome shotgun sequence genomic DNA carries:
- the LOC134744945 gene encoding uncharacterized protein LOC134744945 translates to MTDENKTYVGYASRDPLCGEDIPEDFLKTVWISRLPGNLRALTTSQIKASLEDLAESASKVQDVAPQALQVHALGSTTHGTEISEIARQMTELTREVAALKAGNPPHTSRSGFRGSRAPFMSSRRQERSTSSPRDQSICWYCLTVIDRFTRWPESYPLADITAETCALAFISGWVARFGCPTKIATDRGRQFECELFRSLAAILGSEHRPTTSYHPACNGMIERLHRQLKAAIMCHTNTHWVEALPLVLLGIRSAWKEDIQSSAAELVYGEPLRLPGDFFKPSENTPVDYCNFVARLRNHMSKIMPVPGTRHSQRPFYIPKDLSSADYVFLRHGPVKGSLESPYTGPYKVLHRGSKTFKIVIAGKACTVTIDRLKPAYMSEDDWGNLSHSSATPNTPLIPQLPASAPNNPPLEREQTAERRTRSSRTVHFPPHLLDYRP, encoded by the exons ATGACGGATGAAAACAAGACCTACGTCGGATACGCTTCCCGCGACCCCTTGTGTG GTGAGGACATTCCGGAAGATTTCCTGAAAACCGTATGGATAAGCCGATTACCAGGCAACCTGCGGGCGCTTACTACATCCCAAATCAAAGCTTCGTTAGAAGACTTAGCTGAATCAGCGTCCAAGGTACAAGACGTCGCCCCTCAGGCTCTGCAGGTCCATGCGTTGGGTAGTACCACTCATGGCACGGAGATATCCGAAATTGCAAGACAAATGACCGAACTCACAAGAGAAGTTGCTGCCTTAAAGGCTGGAAATCCTCCGCACACATCAAGATCTGGTTTCCGCGGCAGTCGAGCGCCGTTTATGTCTAGCCGCCGTCAGGAACGTTCCACGTCGAGTCCCAGAGATCAATCCATATGCTG GTACTGCCTCACGGTCATCGATCGCTTTACGCGTTGGCCTGAATCATATCCATTGGCCGACATCACCGCAGAGACCTGTGCACTAGCCTTTATATCAGGCTGGGTCGCCCGCTTTGGCTGTCCTACAAAAATCGCCACGGACAGAGGCAGACAATTTGAATGCGAGCTTTTCCGAAGTTTGGCGGCAATCCTTGGATCCGAACATCGACCAACAACTTCTTACCATCCGGCGTGCAATGGAATGATCGAACGTCTCCATCGACAGTTAAAGGCAGCCATAATGTGCCATACCAACACGCACTGGGTAGAAGCTTTGCCGTTGGTACTCCTCGGAATCCGCAGTGCTTGGAAAGAAGACATCCAGTCTTCGGCGGCAGAGCTCGTATATGGCGAGCCATTGCGCCTACCTGGTGACTTTTTCAAGCCTTCAGAAAACACTCCAGTGGACTACTGCAATTTTGTGGCCAGACTACGCAACCATATGTCTAAAATCATGCCAGTTCCGGGCACTCGTCACTCGCAGAGGCCGTTCTATATCCCGAAAGACCTCAGCTCCGCAGATTATGTTTTTCTACGACATGGACCTGTCAAAGGATCACTGGAATCACCGTACACTGGCCCATATAAGGTTTTGCATAGAGGAagcaaaacatttaaaatagtgATAGCCGGGAAAGCATGCACTGTCACTATAGACAGGCTCAAGCCAGCGTATATGTCTGAGGATGATTGGGGAAATCTCAGCCACAGCAGCGCTACGCCTAACACGCCATTGATTCCGCAGCTACCCGCATCTGCTCCCAATAATCCGCCGCTAGAACGGGAACAAACTGCAGAAAGAAGAACACGTAGCAGCCGAACCGTACACTTTCCGCCCCATCTGCTTGACTATCGACCGTAG